The Desulfofundulus salinus genome includes the window ATAAATCCATTTAACCGTACTCTACAACCCATGCGTATGATCCTTTAGCAAGAAACAGAAAACGGGGTGGGGCTACCCACCCTTTTTTATTATGATATACTTAAAGATACTTAAAGTGTTTTTATTTTGTTCAAAGGAATAAATTATTTTAAAAGTATTGGTGGGGAGGACAGCCGATGGCAAAAAAACGGGTGGCGGTCATTTTTGGCGGGCGTTCGGGAGAGCACCAGGTCTCCTTAAACTCGGCGGCTTCGGTGATTGGCGCCCTGGATAAAGACAGGTACGAGATTATTCCCGTGGCTATTACTCCGGAAGGAAAATGGTTCGCAGGCGTTGAGCCGGCACAAATGCTGGCCGGAGAGGACCCGGAGCAACTGGGACAAAGGGTCGCTCTGCTGGCGGACCCCACTTATGGTGGCCTGGCTCCTGTGGGGGACGGGTGCGTAAGGGTGGAACAGTTGCAACCTATCGACGTGGTTATCCCGGTACTGCACGGCACTTTTGGCGAGGATGGTACCGTTCAGGGGCTTCTGGAACTGGCCAACATCCCCTATGTAGGGGCGGGGGTGATGGCTTCGGCAGTGGGCATGGATAAAGTAATGATGAAGACCGTCTTTGCCCGGCACGGCCTGCCCCAGGTACGTTTCTGCCACTTCCTGCGCCGTAATTGGGAGCGGGACCCGGAGGCGGTGCTGGACCGGGTAGAACAGCTGGGTTATCCCGTCTTTGTCAAGCCGGCCAACCTCGGTTCCAGCGTGGGCATATCCAAGGCGAGGGACCGGGAGGAACTGCGGCGGGCCATAGACCTGGCCGCCAGCTATGATCGCAAGATTATCGTGGAGGAGTTTGCGGATGTCCGGGAGGTGGAGGTAAGCGTCCTGGGGAACGATGATCCGGTGGCTTCCCTGCCGGGGGAAATTATTCCTTTAAACGAATTCTACGATTATGAAGCCAAATATGTGGAGGGAAAGTCCCGGCTGGTTATCCCGGCCCGGCTGCCGGAAGAAACCATGCTGGAGGTGCAAAGATTAGCCATTCAGGCTTTCAAAGCCCTGGACTGTGCCGGGTTGGCCCGGGTAGACTTTTTCCTGCGCCGGGATAACGGGGCCGTGCTGATCAATGAAATCAATACCATTCCCGGTTTCACCCGCACCAGCATGTATCCCAAGATGTGGGAAGCCAGTGGTATTCCCTATCCGGAGTTGCTGGACCGGCTTATTGACCTGGCCCTGGAAAGGCACCGGGAAAAGAACCGGTCCCGGACTACCTTCCAGCTTCCGGGGGGCGCGGGTTGAAACCGGCCCGGTGTAATCTGGTGTAGGGGATTGGAGCTGCCGACCATGGGGTTTGGGGCCGCTCTGTTCTGCCTGCATAACTCTTGCCCGGGGCGAAAAAATACCATTGCACACAACGTCGTAGAGGAGCTGGTAATGTGTTTACCCGCCTGGAATCAAAGCTTTGCCCGGTCAAATCAGAAGGAAGGGACGGCTGGCAGAGGGCGGCCCGGCTGGTTTTAATAGGACGACTTCTTTTCCTGGCCTTTCCCGGGGTGGCCCGGGAGTTAAAAAACTGGCGGCAAATGGCATCACGCTGTCCGGCTCCGCAGCTAAGGGAGATGGCCCTGGCCAGCATTGGCGCCAAGACATTTCACTGCCAGGGAGGCAGCGTTTTCAGCGCCTGGACCGGAAACCACCGCCGGGAGTTGATCCGGGCCATTGTGGCCCTGCAGACGATCAGTGACTACCTGGACAATTTGTGCGACCGCGCGGGGGTGCAGGACGGGGAGGCTTTCCACCAGCTGCACCGGGCTTTTATGGATGCCCTTTGCCCCGGGGCGTTCCCTCGGGACTATTATGCCCTCTACCCTTACCGGCAGGATGGAGGGTACCTGCAGGAACTGGTACGCTCCTGCCAGCAGGCCCTGGCTCTGCTGCCCGCCTACGCACCACTGCGCGAAAGGGTCTGCCAGCTGGCCGAACTCTATTGTCAGCTGCAGGTGTACAAGCACATCCAGTGGCCTCTACGGGTGAAGAGCCTGACCACCTGGCTGGAACCCTTGCTGGAAAGCCTCCCGGAAAGGCTCTACTGGTGGGAACTGGCTGCGGCCACCGGTTCAACCATTGGCATCTTTGCCCTCTTCGCCCTGGCGGCCAGGGGGAATTATACCGCGGACGAGGTGGAAAGAGTCGTGTCAGCCTATTTTCCCTGGATCTGCGGGTTGCACATTTTACTGGATTACTTTATCGACCAGCAGGAAGATATGGAAGGCGGCGACCTAAACTTTGTTTCCTATTACCGGGACGGGCAGCAGGCCGCCGGGCGCCTGAAGTATTTTGTGGACCGGTCCCTGGCCCTGGCTGCGGAACTGCCCGACCCCTTTTTCCACGTAACCGTGGTGCAGGGTCTTTTAGCCATGTACCTGTCCGATGAAAAGGTAGACGGACAGGGCCTTCAGGCCACCCGCCGCCTGCTTTTGGACAGCGGCGGCCCCGCTACCCGCCGGCTGTACCGCCTGTGCGCTTTTTTACGGAAAGTGGGGATTGTTTAAACAAGGCCTATAACTGCGGATTCTGGCCCCAAAGGCCCTGGGGAAAAGTCTATAAACACGGCTGGTTGTTGAGTGAACGAATTGTGATTTATTTCATTGTCCGTTCTAATTTAAATTCCTATAATGGGCCCTGATAAGTACCAGACCAACGGGAAAAAAGGATGATGCAGATGAAATGGACCAAAGAGGCCTTGCAGTACATGAACAACGTTCCCTTTTTTGTGCGGGAAAAGGCCAGGAAAAAGGTGGAGGAGTGGGCCAGGCAAAAAGGGGTCGGGGAAATCACCATGAACGAGGTTATGGAAGCCCGGAGCAAAATGACCGCCCGGGACCCCAATGCCCCCCCGCCGGCCAAACCCAGGATTGCCGTGGTGCGCTGCAACATTGTTTCCGAGGTCTGCCCGGGCGTGGGTTGTCTTAACAGCTTCAACAAAAGGGAGCAACACTTTGCCCGCTACGGTCCCGATGCCGAGCTGATCGGCTTTTTCACCTGCGGGGGATGTTGCGGGCGCCGAGTTTCCCGGCTGGTGGAAAAATTGCTGCCCTACGATCTCACCCATGTTCATTTGAGCTCATGCATGCTTTTGGAGGGGGACTACCCCAGGTGTCCTTTCAAGGAGCAGATCAAGAAGACCATCCAGGCTAAAGGTGTGGAGGTCGTCGAGGGGACGCACCACTGATGCACCGCGTGCCAGTTCTGCCAAAAAATTTTTTCGGGTGTACAGGAAATCAGTTATCAATCTTGAATTTTATATCATGTAAGAAAGCAAAAACGTTTTTGCTGTAGCTTTGTACGGTTTAGCGGTAGGATAAAACAAACTGGCTCATCTATATAACAAAGGGGGAATACAATGTCATGCAACCGGTGGAAATCAAAACGAAAATATACTGGGTGGGCGGCATCGATTGGGACCTGCGTTACTTTCATGGCTATCTCACTCCGCGGGGAACCACCTACAATGCTTACCTGATTGTGGATGAAAAAATTGTGCTGGTGGATACAGTCAAACACTACCTGTTTGATGAAATGTTGAGCAGGATTAAAAAAGTTGTGGATCCGGCCAAAATCGACTACCTGGTGGTCAATCATGTGGAAATGGATCATTCCGGCAGCGTCCCCAAAATAATGGATCTCGCCCCGGGTGCCAAAGTCGTAACTTCGCCCCAGGGGAGAAAGGGTTTGGAGCGGCATTACAAAAGGAATTGGGACTTTGTGGTTGTTAATTCCGGTGACGAACTCAACATCGGCTCCCGCACTTTAAAGTTTGTGCACACTCCCATGGTGCACTGGCCCGACTCAATGGTCACCTATATCCCTGAAGAGAAACTGCTTTTGCCCAACGATGCCTTTGGACAGCACATTGCCAGCATCGAACGTTTTGATGATGAGCTGGGGTGGGATGTGGTTCACGAGGAAGCGGCAAAGTACTACGCCAATATCGTTTTGCCCTACGGCGACCAGGTAAACAAGGCCCTGGATGTTGTTTCCCAGTTGCCCATTGACGTAATCGCCCCCAGCCACGGGGTGATCTGGCGCTCCTTCCTGCCCCGGATTTTGCAGGTTTACCGCCGGTGGGCCAATCACGAAACCGGGAAAAAAGCGCTTATAGTATACGATACCATGTGGGGTTCTACGAAGAAAATTGCTCTGGCCCTGCAGGACGGCCTGGAGGATGCCGGTATTCCCGTTACGGTCAGGTTCCTGCAGACCAATCACATCTCGGAGATTATGTCCGACGTGCTTGTATCGAAAGCCATTTTAATTGGCACGCCCACCTTAAACAACGGCATGCTGCCCAGCGTGAGTGCTTTTCTCACCTACCTTAAAGGACTGAGGCCGAAAAACCGGATCGGGTTTGCCTTTGGTTCTTACGGCTGGGGTGGTCAGGGTGCGAAAGAAGTAAAGGCGTTTATGCAATCGATGGGCTGGGAAGTGCCGCTGGATGTCGTCAACCTGCAGTATGTCCCCGGTGAGGACGAACTGGAAGCGGTGAGGGATATGGGACGTAAGCTGGGGGAGGTGCTGTAGCAGTTTGCGGGGTGGGCAAAGAGGAGTTTGAGAAGGAAAGGTAACTTTTTCCTCTAAATAGATTATAGCCAAGATCGTTCCATATACGTTCCCAAAATCGCCTTACCCGTGGTAAGGCGATTTTCCCGTGCGCCCGGCATGGGCGTTAACTTGGTGGTGAAAGTCCACTGCAGGCGAGGCAGCACCAGTCTGCTGGCCAAAGGCAAGGGTGTCCATCGCGAGGTGGAATCCGGAGGAACCCGGAGGCAAAACCACGGCCCGATGAACAAGAACCCCATAAGAGGGTAGCTCACAAGTGAATGGTGCTCCTGTTGTTTTTCCGGCGCCGGGTGCCTTCTCAATTTGAGATCAATGCCGGAAGTGTCGAATTTAGCGGTAATGCTGCCAGAGTTTACCCCGGCGTCGCAGAATGAGACAGCTTTCCGTTTCGCTTTGAGATGAAATTCTGAAAAATGCTGCCGCAGGAAGTGCTTTCTTCCTGCTTTATTTTTTCTGCAGCCGGGATGGTTCAAGGCCTTGCCGCTTATTCCCCCAACCGCCAGCAATTACATAGGGTCTGGCACAACTCTTGCGTGTATAATCAAGTAAAGGTTCCAAACGCGCGAGGTGATGGCAATGGCTAATGCTTTAGCTGCTCCAAAAGCTGTGAACATAGAAGTGCGCCAAAGCTGGTGCAAGGGGTGCGGGATTTGTGTTGCCCTTTGCCCCAGGGAAGTGCTCTCCCTGAATGGTTCGGGCAAGGTTGCGGTGGTGAATCCCGACCGCTGCGTTGGTTGCGGCCGGTGTGAAATCCACTGTCCGGACTTTGCCATCGGCATAGAGGTGAAGGAACAATGAGCGATGTGGTGGAAATGGCCCGCCTGATGCAGGGCAACGAGGCTGTGGTGGAAGGGGCCCTGGCGGCAGGGGTACGCTTTTTTGCCGGCTACCCCATCACCCCCTCCACGGAGATTGCCGAGCTGATGGCTGAACGCCTGCCCGGGTTAGGCGGTAAGTTCATCCAAATGGAAGACGAGATCGCCAGTATGGCCGCGGTAATCGGTGCTTCCCTGGCCGGGGTGAAGGCCCTTACGGCCACCAGCGGGCCGGGCTTTTCGCTGAAGCAGGAAAACATCGGCTATGCGGCTATGGCTGAAATTCCCTGCGTGATTGTCAATGTGCAGCGCTGGGGTCCCAGTACGGGTATTCCCACCGCTCCCGCCCAGGGGGATGTAATGCAGGCCAGATGGGGAACCCACGGCGATCACCCGGTTATCGTCCTCTGCCCTGCCTCGGTGCGGGAGGCGTACATGCTGGCCATCCGGGCAGTCAACCTATCGGAAAAGTACCGGGTGCCGGTGATCCTGCTCATGGACGAAGTGATCGGTCACATGCGGGAACGTGTGGTGCAGCCCCATGCCGAAGAAGTGGAAGTAATTGAGCGTAAAAAGCCGGCGGTGGAGCCAAAAGATTATTACCCCTACCGTCCCGGCGATGACGGTGTACCGCCCATGGCCAACTTCGGAGATGGTTACCGTTACCACGTAACGGGGCTGGTGCACGATGAAAAAGGCAATCCCACCACCGACCCTCAGGTTGCTGAAAGCTTAATTCTGAGGTTGCACCGGAAAATTTACGATCATCTGGATGATGTGATTACCGTAGAGGGTTATCAACTGGAGGATGCGGAAATAGTTGTGGTCGCCTATGGTGCGGTGGCCAGATCGGCTAAACGGGCGGTCAAGGATGCCCGGGCGGCGGGTATCAAAGCGGGGCTGTTCCGGCCGGTAACCATCTGGCCCTTTCCGGAAAAAGAGGTAGCGGAACTGGCCGGCCGGGTGCGGCACATCATCGTGGCCGAAATGAACCTGGGCCAGCTCAAGGGAGAAGTGGAACGGGCGGTGCAGGGCCGGGTGAGGGTGACGGGGGTTAACCGGCTGAACGGGGAACTGATCACCTTTGACGAAATCCTGTCCGCCATCAAGGAGGTGACAACGGATGCTCAGTCAGGTTGAATCCCACCTGCGATCTGACCGGTTTCCCCATATCTGGTGTCCCGGTTGCGGCAACGGCATAGTTTTATCGGCGCTGGTCAGGGCCATTGAAGAGCTGGGGTACGACCCGGACAAAACCGTGGTGGTTTCCGGCATCGGCTGTTCCTCCCGGGCGGCGGGTTACCTGGATTTCAACACCCTGCATACCACCCACGGTCGTGCGCTGGCCTTTGCCACCGGTATCAAACTGGCCAGGCCTGAACTGGATGTCTTTGTCCTGATGGGAGACGGCGACGCCACAGCCATCGGCGGCAATCACTTTATACACGCTGCCAGGCGCAATATAGACCTCACGGCCATCATTTTTAACAACAGCATCTATGGTATGACCGGGGGGCAATATTCACCCCTCACTCCTCCCGACAAAAGGGCAACTACCGCCCCCTACGGGAATATAGAGCGAAGCTTTGATATTGCCGAACTGGCTAAAGGTGCCGGCGCCACCTATGTGGCCCGGGCCACCACCTATCATGCCACCATGCTGGAAAAATTGATTGTGGCCGGAGCCAGAAACAAGGGCTTCAGCGTCATTGAGGCCATCACCGCCTGCCCGGTAGGATACGGGCGGCGCAACAAAATGGGCAACGGGCTGCAAATGCTTCTCTGGCAGAAGGAACATGCGGTAACGGTGAAACAGGCGGAAAAAATGAGCCCGGAGGAGCTGCAGGATAAAATAATCATTGGTGAGTTATACAGGGGGGAAGCTCCCGAATACACCGCCATGTACGAAGAAATCATTGCCAGGGCAAAGGGCAAAAACCGGTGAGAGCAAAGGAGATGAGTAAAATGTCCAGAACGATAGAATTCAGGTTGAGCGGTTCAGGTGGTCAGGGCCTGATCCTGGCGGGCGTTATCTTGGCCGATGCGGCCATCCGGGAGGGCAAAAACGCCGTGCAGGCCCAGTCCTACGGCCCGGAAGCCCGGGGTGGCGCCAGCAAGGCGGAAGTGATTATCAGTGACGGTGAAATTGATTACCCCAAGGTGGTCTTGCCCGATGTGGTGCTGGCCATGAGCCAGGAAGCAGCCAATAAATATGCCGCTCGTGTAAAAAAAGGAGGCCTTTTAATTGTTGACAGCACCTACGTAAAAAATATACCGGCCACCCCGGGGCGGGTGTACGTTTTTCCCATCAGCCGCCTGGCCCGGGAAAAGGTGGGCAAGGAACTGGTGGCCAATATCGTGGCGCTGGGAATCCTGGCCGGACTGACCGGTGTTGTTTCCCGCCAGGTCCTGGAGCAGGCGCTGCTTTCCCGCATCCCCAAAGGTACCGAAACCTTGAATATGCAGGCCCTGGAAGCGGGGTTTGAAATGGCGAAGGCCTCTTCGGTAAAGGTTCCGGCTTAAAAAGAAAGAATGGTTGTTTTGGGCTGGGAACACATTTCCAGGGGAATTGTTTAGCTGTCAGAATCTGCCGGAGGAAAAACACTTCCGGTGCAGAAGAAATAAATAGGGCTGTAATTGATACTGTCGCCAGTCCGGGGAAGATTTCCTTCCGGCTGCTTTTGCGACAGTATCTTATTTCGGGGTGAATTGGACCACGGGGGCCATCGGGGGGAAAAAGATTGCTATGGAAGAAAAATTTATATGTCATGTGCCTGGCGCAGTTTCTGGCCATGTCTTCAATGCAGTTGATCATGCCCTTTCTTCCCTTCTATATTGAGAAACTGGGCGTTACAGAACCAGGAGCCGTAACCGTCTGGACGGGTATCATTGCCTCGGCCAATTTTCTGGCTTCGGCCATTATGTCCCCGGTGTGGGGAAACATGACGGATCGCCTTGGTTGTAAAATTATGGTTCTGCGTTCACTGGTTGCCCTGGCGACATTTGCCGTCTTTTTAAGTCTGGCGCAGAATGTTTACCAGTTTACGGCCATCAGAGCTTTGATGGGGGCCTTTAGTGGCTTTAATGCGGCAGCCATTGCCCTGGTGGCGGTGAACACGCCCGAACAGCACCTGGGTTATGCCCTTGGGCTTTTGCAAACGGCCCAGGTGGCGGGAACCATAACAGGCCCCCTGTTTGGTGGAATAATAGCCAGCCTTTACGGATACCATCAGGTTTTCCATCTGATTACATTGATTAACGCCCTGGCTGCGGTAATGGTTTATGTTTTGATCAGGGAAAGTTTTGGCCCTGGCTGCACCGTACGGGATATTCACG containing:
- a CDS encoding FprA family A-type flavoprotein, with the translated sequence MQPVEIKTKIYWVGGIDWDLRYFHGYLTPRGTTYNAYLIVDEKIVLVDTVKHYLFDEMLSRIKKVVDPAKIDYLVVNHVEMDHSGSVPKIMDLAPGAKVVTSPQGRKGLERHYKRNWDFVVVNSGDELNIGSRTLKFVHTPMVHWPDSMVTYIPEEKLLLPNDAFGQHIASIERFDDELGWDVVHEEAAKYYANIVLPYGDQVNKALDVVSQLPIDVIAPSHGVIWRSFLPRILQVYRRWANHETGKKALIVYDTMWGSTKKIALALQDGLEDAGIPVTVRFLQTNHISEIMSDVLVSKAILIGTPTLNNGMLPSVSAFLTYLKGLRPKNRIGFAFGSYGWGGQGAKEVKAFMQSMGWEVPLDVVNLQYVPGEDELEAVRDMGRKLGEVL
- a CDS encoding 2-oxoacid:acceptor oxidoreductase subunit alpha, translating into MSDVVEMARLMQGNEAVVEGALAAGVRFFAGYPITPSTEIAELMAERLPGLGGKFIQMEDEIASMAAVIGASLAGVKALTATSGPGFSLKQENIGYAAMAEIPCVIVNVQRWGPSTGIPTAPAQGDVMQARWGTHGDHPVIVLCPASVREAYMLAIRAVNLSEKYRVPVILLMDEVIGHMRERVVQPHAEEVEVIERKKPAVEPKDYYPYRPGDDGVPPMANFGDGYRYHVTGLVHDEKGNPTTDPQVAESLILRLHRKIYDHLDDVITVEGYQLEDAEIVVVAYGAVARSAKRAVKDARAAGIKAGLFRPVTIWPFPEKEVAELAGRVRHIIVAEMNLGQLKGEVERAVQGRVRVTGVNRLNGELITFDEILSAIKEVTTDAQSG
- a CDS encoding CGGC domain-containing protein gives rise to the protein MKWTKEALQYMNNVPFFVREKARKKVEEWARQKGVGEITMNEVMEARSKMTARDPNAPPPAKPRIAVVRCNIVSEVCPGVGCLNSFNKREQHFARYGPDAELIGFFTCGGCCGRRVSRLVEKLLPYDLTHVHLSSCMLLEGDYPRCPFKEQIKKTIQAKGVEVVEGTHH
- a CDS encoding 2-oxoacid:acceptor oxidoreductase family protein, translated to MSRTIEFRLSGSGGQGLILAGVILADAAIREGKNAVQAQSYGPEARGGASKAEVIISDGEIDYPKVVLPDVVLAMSQEAANKYAARVKKGGLLIVDSTYVKNIPATPGRVYVFPISRLAREKVGKELVANIVALGILAGLTGVVSRQVLEQALLSRIPKGTETLNMQALEAGFEMAKASSVKVPA
- a CDS encoding D-alanine--D-alanine ligase; the encoded protein is MAKKRVAVIFGGRSGEHQVSLNSAASVIGALDKDRYEIIPVAITPEGKWFAGVEPAQMLAGEDPEQLGQRVALLADPTYGGLAPVGDGCVRVEQLQPIDVVIPVLHGTFGEDGTVQGLLELANIPYVGAGVMASAVGMDKVMMKTVFARHGLPQVRFCHFLRRNWERDPEAVLDRVEQLGYPVFVKPANLGSSVGISKARDREELRRAIDLAASYDRKIIVEEFADVREVEVSVLGNDDPVASLPGEIIPLNEFYDYEAKYVEGKSRLVIPARLPEETMLEVQRLAIQAFKALDCAGLARVDFFLRRDNGAVLINEINTIPGFTRTSMYPKMWEASGIPYPELLDRLIDLALERHREKNRSRTTFQLPGGAG
- a CDS encoding 4Fe-4S binding protein — its product is MANALAAPKAVNIEVRQSWCKGCGICVALCPREVLSLNGSGKVAVVNPDRCVGCGRCEIHCPDFAIGIEVKEQ
- a CDS encoding 2-oxoacid:ferredoxin oxidoreductase subunit beta; the protein is MLSQVESHLRSDRFPHIWCPGCGNGIVLSALVRAIEELGYDPDKTVVVSGIGCSSRAAGYLDFNTLHTTHGRALAFATGIKLARPELDVFVLMGDGDATAIGGNHFIHAARRNIDLTAIIFNNSIYGMTGGQYSPLTPPDKRATTAPYGNIERSFDIAELAKGAGATYVARATTYHATMLEKLIVAGARNKGFSVIEAITACPVGYGRRNKMGNGLQMLLWQKEHAVTVKQAEKMSPEELQDKIIIGELYRGEAPEYTAMYEEIIARAKGKNR
- a CDS encoding tetraprenyl-beta-curcumene synthase family protein; protein product: MFTRLESKLCPVKSEGRDGWQRAARLVLIGRLLFLAFPGVARELKNWRQMASRCPAPQLREMALASIGAKTFHCQGGSVFSAWTGNHRRELIRAIVALQTISDYLDNLCDRAGVQDGEAFHQLHRAFMDALCPGAFPRDYYALYPYRQDGGYLQELVRSCQQALALLPAYAPLRERVCQLAELYCQLQVYKHIQWPLRVKSLTTWLEPLLESLPERLYWWELAAATGSTIGIFALFALAARGNYTADEVERVVSAYFPWICGLHILLDYFIDQQEDMEGGDLNFVSYYRDGQQAAGRLKYFVDRSLALAAELPDPFFHVTVVQGLLAMYLSDEKVDGQGLQATRRLLLDSGGPATRRLYRLCAFLRKVGIV